One window of the Daphnia pulex isolate KAP4 chromosome 8, ASM2113471v1 genome contains the following:
- the LOC124201150 gene encoding uncharacterized protein LOC124201150 — MATFDTTALLQSLPPSDEAIIGGNAYTVAGERSTILTIIGKYGSEIIGGFHKTIDVDGEMAAESTTGICYIRTPETKFKKDQMLEKFRQENILVWREKEVKQSTNGYELDLAIEEHLQFVIANKDRIKFLRSPEIENNSEESNNSARISYVLPKRCYCMPDGNRVGTPNKCKMGVKIDTVNTNKKNNRQISRDDLEIIIRNHHEERQPEA, encoded by the exons atggCCACTTTTGACACGACGGCACTCTTACAATCTCTTCCACCATCAG ACGAAGCTATTATCGGCGGTAATGCATACACAGTCGCCGGTGAACGTAGCACCATTTTAACGATCATCGGCAAGTATGGATCAGAAATCATTGGAGGGTTTCATAAAACAATTGACGTGGATGGGGAGATGGCAGCTGAATCTACTACAGGGATCTGTTACATTCGAACGCctgaaacaaaattcaaaaaggatCAGATGCTGGAGAAATTCCgtcaagaaaacattttagtttggcgagaaaaagaagtcaaaCAATCAACAAATGGATATGAATTAGATCTGGCAATTGAAGAGCATTTACAATTTGTAATAGCCAATAAAgatagaattaaatttttaaggtCTCCGGAAATCGAGAACAATAGCGAGGAATCAAACAATTCAGCGAGAATTTCATATGTACTCCCTAAAAGATGTTATTGCATGCCCGATGGTAATCGAGTCGGCACACCCAACAAGTGTAAGATGGGCGTCAAAATCGACACTGTAAATactaataagaaaaacaacagacAGATTAGTAGGGATGATTTAGAAATAATCATCAGGAATCACCACGAAGAACGTCAACCCGAGGCTTAA
- the LOC124201148 gene encoding uncharacterized protein LOC124201148, protein MDDITDGAKSLSIAPIKKEEEGNSEENTEPIPEGNPNAPIIVSGKAYTVAGEYDAIKDIIDNYGSEIIGGFHETIDVDGEMAAESTTGICYIRTPETQLKKDQMLQKFREENILVWREKVVKQSTNGYELDLAIEEHLQFVLDNIGRIKFFRSPEIENNSEESNNSAKISYVLSKGCYCMPNGNPVGTPNKCKMGVKIDSVNTNKKNNKQISKKDLEIIITNHLERTEENVNPRLKPKQESKEIKTEKK, encoded by the exons atggaCGACATAACGGACGGTGCAAAATCCCTTTCAATAG CgccaatcaaaaaagaggaagaaggaaactCGGAAGAGAATACTGAACCGATTCCGGAAGGAAATCCGAACGCACCTATTATTGTCAGCGGCAAAGCATATACAGTCGCCGGTGAATACGACGCCATTAAAGATATCATCGACAACTATGGATCAGAAATCATTGGAGGGTTTCATGAAACAATTGACGTGGATGGGGAGATGGCAGCTGAATCTACTACAGGGATCTGTTACATTCGAACGCCTGaaacacaattaaaaaaggatCAGATGCTGCAGAAATTCcgtgaagaaaacattttagtTTGGCGAGAAAAAGTAGTCAAACAATCAACAAATGGATATGAATTAGATCTGGCAATTGAAGAGCATTTACAATTTGTATTAGACAATATAGgtcgaattaaattttttaggtCTCCGGAAATCGAGAACAATAGCGAGGAATCAAACAATTCAGCGAAAATTTCATATGTACTCTCTAAAGGATGTTATTGCATGCCCAATGGTAATCCAGTCGGCACACCCAACAAGTGTAAGATGGGCGTCAAAATCGACAGCGTGAATactaataagaaaaacaacaaacagatTAGTAAGAAGGATTTAGAAATAATCATCACGAATCACCTAGAGAGAACCGAGGAGAACGTCAACCCGAGGCTTAAACCGAAACAGGAatcaaaggaaataaaaacagaaaaaaaataa
- the LOC124201143 gene encoding tripartite motif-containing protein 2-like, producing MATGGSNEDDYLSTCGICFIKYDLLMNRPKVLPCSHTYCFTCIQVMIGSGNPLKCPMCRKTAVGIDKVESLPNNVHAEHNILLNKKLEKAEAEAKLSSKLLDAYLKSNKSECQVFVVTDDHEPKVLSINASKEVVNHFHHTSVKIPDTEKPAKLRIFNFMVKVNDIPAFPLLMTSLVNILKAQNPDVVFLYNVEPATLDRLKKSLPNFRFIYKFNYLEMSVTLLNTSVSYDSYEVVQLPQEDITDCYNYNYNLLKVDAHVGSLKLKLINAEIDMYASDMWRENFTKLMLDELGKASDATANIILRMGGRCDNKDWDTYTRDVGLAHRTVDVWEACKKPGMCNLIWRYDNMTETDVLEYKDFNGKMPYIDRYLFSRVYLRPANTVIAQPKFYGEIEFLNITPASHSAILFDFDISSTFCLS from the exons ATGGCTACTGGAGGTTCAAATGAAGATGACTATTTATCAACTTGTGGCATATGCTTCATCAAGTATGATCTTCTCATGAATCGACCCAAAGTACTGCCTTGCTCTCACACATACTGTTTCACCTGCATTCAA GTTATGATTGGTTCTGGGAATCCATTGAAATGTCCTATGTGTCGTAAAACAGCAGTTGGAATTGATAAAGTTGAATCCCTACCCAACAATGTCCATGCTGAACACAATATTCTTTTGAATAAGAAGTTAGAGAAAGCTGAAGCTGAGGCCAAATT atccTCAAAGTTACTGGATGCATATTTGAAATCCAACAAGTCTGAATGCCAAGTGTTTGTCGTAACAGATGATCATGAGCCAAAGGTGTTGTCTATCAACGCCAG TAAAGAAGTTGTCAACCATTTTCATCATACTTCTGTGAAGATACCGGATACAGAAAAACCAGCTAAATTgcgaatttttaattttatggtTAAGGTTAATGACATTCCTGCATTTCCTCTGTTGATGACATCACTTGTTAATATCTTGAAAGCACAAAATCCTGATGTTGTGTTTCTCTACAACGTCGAGCCGGCCACTCTCGATCGCCTTAAAAAGAGTCTTCCCAATTTcagatttatttataaattcaaCTATCTAGAGATGAG cGTAACGCTGTTGAACACTTCCGTGTCTTATGATTCCTACGAAGTCGTACAACTTCCCCAAGAGGATATAACTGATTGCTATAACTATAACTATAACTTGCTTAAAGTTGAT GCGCATGTGGGATCTCTGAAACTAAAATTAATCAACGCTGAGATTGACATGTACGCAAGTGACATGTGGCGGGAGAATTTTACGAAATTGATGTTGGACGAACTAGGAAAGGCATCCGATGCAACAGCGAACATCATTTTGAGAATGGGGGGTCGCTGTGATAATAAAgat TGGGATACCTACACACGAGACGTTGGACTAGCTCATCGCACCGTTGATGTATGGGAAGCGTGCAAAAAACCAGGAATGTGTAACCTCATCTGGCGCTATGACAACATGACTGAAACCGATGTCTTGGAGTATAAGGATTTTAACGGTAAAATGCCCTATATCGACCGTTATCTTTTTTCACGCGTATACTTACGTCCGGCCAACACTGTTATCGCCCAACCTAAATTCTATGGTGAAATTGAGTTCTTAAACATCACCCCAGCCTCTCACTCAGCGatcttatttgatttcgatATTTCAAGCACATTTTGTCTATCGTGA
- the LOC124201146 gene encoding tyrosyl-DNA phosphodiesterase 2-like: MPTDGEAKLIQSESEEFLYCGICRHKYDFHRSRPKVLSCAHTFCLTCLQILHKGNTLKCPTCKCVTGEIESVLSLPNNKHVHHIAHLTEKLWNTRIQPTNVEDVIDGVSETLTPDSSSSTRMLRVIDWGSLGSFMAERIDTFVKVIRSQNPDVVFFYDIDRTTLGRLQKLFPRFKFISEKKMAPRQDDNYLGGSFFGSYSFLRVTMLNATVTYDSHEFTTVPVQPWESHSDSNLNILKVKAHFGDMELKLLNTQLTVDGLSGKYRQSLLKAIFEEVRNADENVNVIMGVGGYLGDKEVTSVGGLPSRTADMWDACGKPKTCKLKFILDDANLTLGCLSQENFTANFTRLEYLGRTDRFFLRPASTGTLAVPNSFRVIGILKVSGLEHSVMIVDVMTRGESE; the protein is encoded by the exons ATGCCGACAGATGGTGAGGCTAAACTCATTCAGAGTGAAAGTGAAGAATTCTTGTATTGCGGCATTTGCCGTCACAAATACGATTTCCACAGGTCTCGGCCAAAAGTTTTGTCCTGCGCTCACACCTTTTGTCTCACGTGCCTCCAA ATTCTCCATAAAGGAAACACTTTGAAATGTCCGACATGTAAATGTGTGACTGGCGAAATTGAAAGTGTTCTGTCCTTGCCGAACAACAAACATGTCCATCATATTGCACATCTCACTGAGAAGTTGTGGAATACTCGAATCCAACCGACAAATGT TGAAGACGTCATCGACGGTGTCTCTGAAACTCTGACTCCCGATTCTTCCAGTTCTACCAGGATGTTGAGAGTCATTGACTGGGGAAGTTTGGGGAGTTTCATGGCAGAAAGAATCGACACTTTTGTCAAGGTCATACGATCGCAAAATCCTgatgttgtatttttttacgacATTGATCGGACAACTCTCGGCCGACTTCAAAAGTTGTTTCCACGCTTCAAATTCATatcggaaaagaaaatggctcCTCGGCAGGATGATAATTATCTAGGGGGATCATTTTTTGGATCATACAGCTTTCTGAG GGTTACAATGCTGAATGCCACTGTCACTTATGATTCCCACGAATTTACAACTGTCCCTGTTCAACCCTGGGAATCTCATAGTGATAGTAATTTAAACATTCTTAAAGTCAAA GCCCATTTTGGCGATATGGAACTCAAACTTTTGAATACGCAATTAACCGTCGATGGATTATCAGGAAAATATCGCCAAAGCCTATTGAAAGCTATTTTTGAAGAGGTGCGGAATGCGGACGAAAATGTCAACGTTATTATGGGCGTAGGAGGTTATTTGGGAGACAAAGAG GTAACGAGTGTTGGAGGACTGCCCAGTCGTACTGCAGACATGTGGGATGCGTGCGGTAAACCGAAAACAtgcaaattgaaattcatctTGGACGACGCCAACCTTACCTTGGGATGTTTAAGTCAAGAGAACTTCACCGCCAATTTCACTCGTTTGGAATACCTTGGTCGAACTGATCGCTTCTTTTTGCGTCCGGCGTCAACTGGGACGCTCGCCGTACCCAATTCGTTCCGTGTTATTGGCATACTGAAAGTTTCCGGATTGGAGCATTCGGTGATGATAGTAGACGTGATGACGAGAGGTGAaagtgaataa